The Medicago truncatula cultivar Jemalong A17 chromosome 4, MtrunA17r5.0-ANR, whole genome shotgun sequence genome includes a region encoding these proteins:
- the LOC11445158 gene encoding uncharacterized protein, whose product MTTTTNFVHVFTFLVITTSMFTVTMANKDWPSFGNFNYTDWWSRFGNHHHQINKTEQQPKNIIVGGSQNWHFGYNYSDWAIKNGPFYLNDTLVFKYDAPNATSFPHSVYMFPTWQSFMKCDVKKAKMVANHTQGVGEGFKFVLNKWKPYYFSCGEKNGLHCNVGQMKFTVMPMLRPFWQSWP is encoded by the exons ATGACGACAACCACCAACTTTGTTCATGTCTTTACCTTTCTAGTTATAACCACTTCAATGTTTACGGTTACTATGGCAAACAAAGACTGGCCCTCTTTTGGCAATTTTAACTACACTGATTGGTGGTCCAGATTTggaaatcatcatcatcaaataaaTAAGACTGAACAACAACCTAAGAACATCATTGTTGGTGGCTCTCAAAATTGGCACTTTGGCTATAACTACTCTGATTGGGCTATCAAGAATGGTCCTTTTTACCTCAATGATACTCTTG TTTTCAAATATGATGCTCCAAATGCGACGAGTTTCCCACACAGCGTATACATGTTTCCAACTTGGCAGAGCTTCATGAAATGTGATGTGAAGAAGGCTAAGATGGTGGCAAATCACACACAAGGTGTTGGAGAGGGATTCAAGTTCGTGTTAAACAAGTGGAAGCCTTATTACTTTTCATGTGGTGAGAAAAATGGATTACATTGCAACGTTGGACAAATGAAGTTTACGGTTATGCCAATGCTTCGTCCTTTCTGGCAATCATGGCCTTGA